From a region of the Tachypleus tridentatus isolate NWPU-2018 chromosome 1, ASM421037v1, whole genome shotgun sequence genome:
- the LOC143229632 gene encoding uncharacterized protein LOC143229632 isoform X2 — MVDSTPQANVQALRALFAQRNDPVMGIMQAGSRLTSTRNSSYEKHSEAKITKPLVNETSSVKSKVGYPMGKSVSTSSILTAKSNLFTKTNTLPVQQISASVASSGSTSESSPTASSKPKPILGPKPTIPVKPVKSLSSSSVGNISSGKATNSISRSSSSLNSRSTDSIASGNTEEVDEQKNFNNASETITESVDSSFQSVGNPSIVSFTVKLPYEKNTDGVKQSENVSNVSPKSVLKHFDSSSVINSENYICKANLRYRRKLLPPVEKLGNPPLKAPKPLNIILPTPDKFTLRNKGTAPPLPSRTVLSPVQNNVPELPQRPKRLPPRPPVLESTHPVTSQPHPVPAIRRKKLPVVPDSESNSAEELYEDTIVNENSEPTIPEYTDEQEAEDELYDDTDMEPPPLPSQPPPSRPKYAPPPPPPPSGSIGIDNTLGEELYQDAMDQNPLEEDLYEEMPADTISNDEANGPMYSNRKEELRFKKEEEKQRRKEQKEKEKKDRELEKLRKKYLITGDELPVDTGVVKCDSRGGRLDLAVKKGDILEILRMENNPSGKWLVRNDRAKIGYVELTNIQVDANSIKSVMVTRASMQNLVEELYNDAETEEALYEETF; from the exons ATGGTAGATTCCACACCTCAAGCAAATGTTCAAGCTCTTAGGGCATTGTTTGCCCAAAGAAATGACCCTGTAATGGGAATAATGCAAGCAGGCTCACGATTAACTTCTACTCGGAATTCTTCATATGAAAAACATTCTGAAGCAAAAATTACCAAGCCGTTGGTTAACGAAACTTCCAGTGTGAAATCTAAAGTTGGTTATCCTATGGGAAAGTCTGTATCCACTAGCTCTATACTTACGGCAAAGTCAAATCTGtttactaaaacaaatacattaccAGTTCAACAGATTTCAGCATCTGTAGCATCCAGTGGCTCAACCTCAGAGTCTAGTCCTACAGCTTCTAGCAAACCTAAACCAATTCTGGGACCAAAGCCAACAATTCCCGTTAAACCTGTGAAATCGCTGTCGTCATCCTCGGTTGGGAACATTAGTTCTGGTAAGGCTACTAACAGTATATCAAGAAGCAGCAGTTCGTTAAATAGTCGGTCAACAGACAGCATTGCTTCAGGTAATACAGAAGAGGTGGACGAACAGAAAAACTTTAATAACGCTTCTGAAACTATTACTGAATCAGTGGATTCTAGTTTTCAGTCTGTTGGTAATCCATCTATTGTATCATTTACAGTGAAATTACCTTATGAAAAAAATACAGATGGTGTTAAACAAAGTGAAAATGTCTCAAATGTATCGCCCAAGAGCGTTCTTAAACATTTTGACTCTTCTAGTGTAATTAATTCggaaaactatatatgtaaagcAAACTTACGTTATCGAAGGAAACTTTTACCTCCAGTAGAAAAACTAGGAAATCCTCCATTGAAAGCACCAAAACCTTTGAACATCATTCTTCCCACTCCAGATAAGTTCACACTTAGAAATAAAGGAACTGCACCCCCTCTTCCATCAAGGACAGTTCTGTCACCTGTGCAAAACAATGTACCAG AACTTCCTCAGCGACCAAAAAGACTCCCTCCTCGTCCACCAGTATTAGAATCAACTCATCCTGTTACATCACAGCCACATCCTGTTCCTGCAATAAGGAGGAAAAAACTGCCAGTGGTTCCAGACAGTGAATCTAACTCTGCAGAAGAACTGTATGAAGATACAATTGTTAATGAAAATTCAGAACCAACAAT TCCAGAATATACCGATGAACAAGAAGCAGAAGATGAATTGTACGATGATACAGACATGGAACCCCCTCCACTTCCTAGCCAACCACCCCCTTCCAGGCCAAAGTAtgcaccaccaccaccaccacctccTTCAGGCAGTATTGGTATTGATAATACCTTGGGAG AGGAACTCTACCAAGATGCTATGGAT CAGAACCCACTTGAAGAAGACCTTTATGAAGAGATGCCTGCTGATACAATTTCAAA CGATGAAGCAAATGGGCCTATGTACAGTAATCGGAAGGAAGAGTTACGATTTAAGAAAGAAGAAGAGAAACAGAGGCGaaaagaacagaaagaaaaagaaaagaaggaCAGAGAACTGGAAAAACTTAGGAAGAAATATCTG atAACTGGTGATGAATTACCAGTGGATACTGGGGTGGTCAAGTGTGACAGTAGAGGAGGACGGTTAGACTTAGCGGTTAAAAAAGGTGATATACTGGAAATATTACGCATGGAAAACAATCCCTCAGGAAAGTGGCTCGTACGAAATGACCGAGCAAAAA TTGGTTACGTGGAACTGACAAACATCCAAGTTGATGCCAACTCAATAAAATCT GTAATGGTGACAAGAGCATCCATGCAGAATTTGgt
- the LOC143229632 gene encoding uncharacterized protein LOC143229632 isoform X1 produces MESQEPTDYKGSCTEMVDSTPQANVQALRALFAQRNDPVMGIMQAGSRLTSTRNSSYEKHSEAKITKPLVNETSSVKSKVGYPMGKSVSTSSILTAKSNLFTKTNTLPVQQISASVASSGSTSESSPTASSKPKPILGPKPTIPVKPVKSLSSSSVGNISSGKATNSISRSSSSLNSRSTDSIASGNTEEVDEQKNFNNASETITESVDSSFQSVGNPSIVSFTVKLPYEKNTDGVKQSENVSNVSPKSVLKHFDSSSVINSENYICKANLRYRRKLLPPVEKLGNPPLKAPKPLNIILPTPDKFTLRNKGTAPPLPSRTVLSPVQNNVPELPQRPKRLPPRPPVLESTHPVTSQPHPVPAIRRKKLPVVPDSESNSAEELYEDTIVNENSEPTIPEYTDEQEAEDELYDDTDMEPPPLPSQPPPSRPKYAPPPPPPPSGSIGIDNTLGEELYQDAMDQNPLEEDLYEEMPADTISNDEANGPMYSNRKEELRFKKEEEKQRRKEQKEKEKKDRELEKLRKKYLITGDELPVDTGVVKCDSRGGRLDLAVKKGDILEILRMENNPSGKWLVRNDRAKIGYVELTNIQVDANSIKSVMVTRASMQNLVEELYNDAETEEALYEETF; encoded by the exons GAACCAACTGATTACAAAGGGAGTTGTACAGAAATGGTAGATTCCACACCTCAAGCAAATGTTCAAGCTCTTAGGGCATTGTTTGCCCAAAGAAATGACCCTGTAATGGGAATAATGCAAGCAGGCTCACGATTAACTTCTACTCGGAATTCTTCATATGAAAAACATTCTGAAGCAAAAATTACCAAGCCGTTGGTTAACGAAACTTCCAGTGTGAAATCTAAAGTTGGTTATCCTATGGGAAAGTCTGTATCCACTAGCTCTATACTTACGGCAAAGTCAAATCTGtttactaaaacaaatacattaccAGTTCAACAGATTTCAGCATCTGTAGCATCCAGTGGCTCAACCTCAGAGTCTAGTCCTACAGCTTCTAGCAAACCTAAACCAATTCTGGGACCAAAGCCAACAATTCCCGTTAAACCTGTGAAATCGCTGTCGTCATCCTCGGTTGGGAACATTAGTTCTGGTAAGGCTACTAACAGTATATCAAGAAGCAGCAGTTCGTTAAATAGTCGGTCAACAGACAGCATTGCTTCAGGTAATACAGAAGAGGTGGACGAACAGAAAAACTTTAATAACGCTTCTGAAACTATTACTGAATCAGTGGATTCTAGTTTTCAGTCTGTTGGTAATCCATCTATTGTATCATTTACAGTGAAATTACCTTATGAAAAAAATACAGATGGTGTTAAACAAAGTGAAAATGTCTCAAATGTATCGCCCAAGAGCGTTCTTAAACATTTTGACTCTTCTAGTGTAATTAATTCggaaaactatatatgtaaagcAAACTTACGTTATCGAAGGAAACTTTTACCTCCAGTAGAAAAACTAGGAAATCCTCCATTGAAAGCACCAAAACCTTTGAACATCATTCTTCCCACTCCAGATAAGTTCACACTTAGAAATAAAGGAACTGCACCCCCTCTTCCATCAAGGACAGTTCTGTCACCTGTGCAAAACAATGTACCAG AACTTCCTCAGCGACCAAAAAGACTCCCTCCTCGTCCACCAGTATTAGAATCAACTCATCCTGTTACATCACAGCCACATCCTGTTCCTGCAATAAGGAGGAAAAAACTGCCAGTGGTTCCAGACAGTGAATCTAACTCTGCAGAAGAACTGTATGAAGATACAATTGTTAATGAAAATTCAGAACCAACAAT TCCAGAATATACCGATGAACAAGAAGCAGAAGATGAATTGTACGATGATACAGACATGGAACCCCCTCCACTTCCTAGCCAACCACCCCCTTCCAGGCCAAAGTAtgcaccaccaccaccaccacctccTTCAGGCAGTATTGGTATTGATAATACCTTGGGAG AGGAACTCTACCAAGATGCTATGGAT CAGAACCCACTTGAAGAAGACCTTTATGAAGAGATGCCTGCTGATACAATTTCAAA CGATGAAGCAAATGGGCCTATGTACAGTAATCGGAAGGAAGAGTTACGATTTAAGAAAGAAGAAGAGAAACAGAGGCGaaaagaacagaaagaaaaagaaaagaaggaCAGAGAACTGGAAAAACTTAGGAAGAAATATCTG atAACTGGTGATGAATTACCAGTGGATACTGGGGTGGTCAAGTGTGACAGTAGAGGAGGACGGTTAGACTTAGCGGTTAAAAAAGGTGATATACTGGAAATATTACGCATGGAAAACAATCCCTCAGGAAAGTGGCTCGTACGAAATGACCGAGCAAAAA TTGGTTACGTGGAACTGACAAACATCCAAGTTGATGCCAACTCAATAAAATCT GTAATGGTGACAAGAGCATCCATGCAGAATTTGgt